CGCCGCGAGGAGGTGCGCCCGGCTGACCTCGTCCTCGAGCACGCCCTCCGCCGCCCGCCGGTCGGCCGCGGCGACGATGCCCGGGCGGTTCTGGCCGAACTCTCCGGCGTAACCGCCCGCGCCCCCGAGGGGAGTGCCGCCGACGATCACCGCCCCGCCGATTCCGCTCGCGCCGCCATTGAGGTAGACGACGTCGTGTGCGCCGCGCGCGGCGCCGAACAGGTACTCGGCGAGGGCGCCGAGCGCGGCGTCATTGGCGACGTGGGCGGTCAAGCCGGTGGCATCCGTCATCAGGTCCGGGAGCGGAGCGTCGATCCAGCCGAGGTGCGGGGCCTCGCGGACGAGTCCGTCGGACGCGCGCACGGGGCCGGGCACGGCGACGCCGACACCGACGATCCGCGCCTCGGCGAGCGGTCCGCGGCTCCAGGTCGCGACGGTCTCGGCGACCAGCGCTGCCGTGCGTTCGGGCGTCAGCAGGGACCGTTGCTCACGGCGCTCGCGGGCGACGATGGTGCCGTCGAGGGCGATGGCGCCGATGTCGAGGGCGTCGACCTCGGGGTTCGCGGCGACCGCGACCACGCGCGGGTCGGGGACGACGATCGGCGACGGGCGTCCGACACGGCCCTGCGCGTCGGACGCGCGCTCCACGACGAGTCCCGCGCGCTGCAGCTCTCCGACGAGATCGGCGATGGTCGAGCGGTTCAGTCCCGTGGCCTCGGTGAGCGCGGCGCGCGAGCGCGGACCCTCGCGATGCACCGTGCGCAGCACGAGCGACAGGTTGGCGCGGCGCATGCCGTCGCCGCGGGTGCCCGCTGTGGCCATTGGTCCACTGTGCCACGAGCCGCGCGATCTCTCGGTGCGGCGCGGAAGGGTCGGGATTCCCACCCCGGTCAAAATCCGCGGTGCCAGGATGGATCCATGGACCTTTCCGGCATCCCGATCACGACCATCCGCGGCGAGCAGACGACTTTCGGTGACCTCACCGACGGAAAGGCCGCCCTCGTCGTCAATGTCGCGTCGCGCTGCGGCCTCGCGGGGCAGTACGAGACGCTCGAGGCGCTGCACAAGCGCTACGCGGACCGTGGGTTCACGGTCATCGGCTTCCCCAGCAACCAGTTCCTCCAGGAGCTCAGCGATGAGGACAAGATCGCGGAGTACTGCTCGGCGACGTGGGGCGTGACCTTCCCGATGTCGGAGAAGGTGAAGCTCAACGGGCGCAACGCGCACCCGCTGTACAAGGAGCTCACCTCGACTCCGGATGCCGAGGGCAAGACGGGCCGCATCTCGTGGAACTTCGAGAAGTTCGTCGTCGCCCCCGACGGTCGCGTGACCCGCTTCAGCCCGCGGACGCTCCCCGACGCCCCCGAGGTCGTCGCGGCGATCGAGGACGCGCTGCCGCGCTGAGCGCAGCGGTGCGCGTCGGTATCCTGACGCCATGATCGATGCCGTCGTCCTGGTCTCCGGCGGAGCCGCCGTCACGCCCTACACCGACACGGAGCACGCTGCGGCGTCGGGTCTGGCGGCGGGCAACACGATGACCGCCCTCCGCGCGCACTTCCTCGATCGCGGCATCCGCGTCTTCACCGCTCCAGCCCGGATCGGTGCGGGAGAGGTGCGGGAGGATGCCGGGTGGCAGGGGTTCTCCGATGTCCCCGTCGTGCTGCCGGCCGAGGTGACGATCAATGCGGTCGGTCGTGTCGACGACGCCGGCGTGGCGCTCGCCGGGTTCCTCCGATGGCTCGCCGCGGAGGCGGGCGTGGACAGCGTCGCCCTCGTCGGTCACTCGATGGGCGGGCTCTTCTCGCGCGCCGCGATCCGTGAGCTCGGCGACCACGGCCCGCGGGTC
This portion of the Microbacterium testaceum StLB037 genome encodes:
- a CDS encoding ROK family transcriptional regulator — its product is MATAGTRGDGMRRANLSLVLRTVHREGPRSRAALTEATGLNRSTIADLVGELQRAGLVVERASDAQGRVGRPSPIVVPDPRVVAVAANPEVDALDIGAIALDGTIVARERREQRSLLTPERTAALVAETVATWSRGPLAEARIVGVGVAVPGPVRASDGLVREAPHLGWIDAPLPDLMTDATGLTAHVANDAALGALAEYLFGAARGAHDVVYLNGGASGIGGAVIVGGTPLGGAGGYAGEFGQNRPGIVAAADRRAAEGVLEDEVSRAHLLAAVGLDGGDDAALAAALASTSDPAASAEVDRQRRILATALANAANVLNPAVIVLGGFLAVLAGRDLAGLDAAVRAQTVPACAEGLRLAVAGLGEDRLLVGAAEAVFEAELFPGR
- a CDS encoding glutathione peroxidase, with the translated sequence MDLSGIPITTIRGEQTTFGDLTDGKAALVVNVASRCGLAGQYETLEALHKRYADRGFTVIGFPSNQFLQELSDEDKIAEYCSATWGVTFPMSEKVKLNGRNAHPLYKELTSTPDAEGKTGRISWNFEKFVVAPDGRVTRFSPRTLPDAPEVVAAIEDALPR